Proteins encoded in a region of the Haloglomus salinum genome:
- a CDS encoding substrate-binding protein, which translates to MKAAGVAGIAGLAGCTDSLTSGDGGDGGGGNEALGNYPIEGDTATFGFNIPLSGPYGSEGQDELRAYELAVKHLNNGGGWVDSQFDDLSGDGVVGKTIDYSEADTETDKGKARENARQLIERDNAIMVSGGSSSSVAINVQDECQKQKVLFMACLTHSNDTTGKDCVRYGFREMFNAYHTAKALAPVLGEEYGEDLEFYQLYADYTWGKSVEESMRQFLSEGPGWSEVNSVATPLGTSDYSSYLSDAQSSGADVLLLNHYGLDGAKSVRQAVDAGVDEEMDIVVPLYNRPMAEAAGDAISGVFGTVAWDSAIDNTPSNEFTSAFQEEYDRIPSGPAQLAYAQTLQYAAAVERAGSFYPPDVIKELEDYSYSNIGMGEETMRKCDHQAQRAVPVVRGLPADQIETGNYFEIVNTTEASQVTYGCDTGPAAQCELGPYE; encoded by the coding sequence ATGAAGGCTGCCGGCGTGGCCGGCATCGCCGGCCTCGCAGGATGTACGGATTCCCTCACCAGCGGCGACGGTGGCGACGGCGGGGGCGGCAACGAGGCGCTGGGCAACTACCCCATCGAGGGAGACACCGCTACGTTCGGGTTCAACATCCCACTCTCGGGTCCGTACGGCTCCGAGGGGCAGGACGAACTCCGCGCGTACGAACTCGCGGTGAAGCACCTCAACAACGGTGGCGGCTGGGTGGACTCCCAGTTCGACGACCTCTCCGGGGACGGCGTCGTCGGGAAGACCATCGACTACAGCGAGGCGGACACGGAGACGGACAAGGGCAAGGCCCGGGAGAACGCCCGCCAGCTCATCGAGCGGGACAACGCCATCATGGTCTCGGGCGGGTCCTCCTCCTCGGTCGCCATCAACGTCCAGGACGAGTGTCAGAAACAGAAGGTCCTGTTCATGGCCTGTCTGACCCACTCGAACGATACGACCGGGAAGGACTGTGTCCGCTACGGGTTCCGCGAGATGTTCAACGCCTACCACACGGCGAAGGCGCTCGCGCCCGTCCTCGGCGAGGAGTACGGTGAGGACCTGGAGTTCTACCAGCTGTACGCCGACTACACCTGGGGCAAATCCGTCGAGGAGTCGATGCGCCAGTTCCTCTCGGAGGGGCCGGGCTGGTCGGAGGTCAACTCCGTCGCCACGCCGCTGGGCACCTCGGACTACTCGTCGTACCTCTCGGACGCCCAGTCCTCGGGCGCCGACGTGCTCCTGCTGAACCACTACGGGCTGGACGGTGCGAAGTCGGTCCGGCAGGCGGTCGACGCCGGCGTCGACGAGGAGATGGACATCGTCGTCCCGCTGTACAACCGGCCGATGGCCGAGGCCGCGGGCGACGCGATTTCGGGCGTCTTCGGCACGGTCGCCTGGGACTCCGCCATCGACAACACGCCCTCGAACGAGTTCACGTCGGCGTTCCAGGAGGAGTACGACCGCATCCCCTCGGGCCCGGCCCAGCTGGCCTACGCCCAGACGCTCCAGTACGCCGCCGCCGTCGAACGCGCGGGGAGCTTCTACCCGCCGGACGTCATCAAGGAGCTGGAGGATTACTCCTACAGCAACATCGGCATGGGCGAGGAGACGATGCGCAAGTGCGACCACCAGGCCCAGCGCGCGGTGCCGGTCGTCCGCGGGCTGCCGGCCGACCAGATTGAGACGGGTAACTACTTCGAGATCGTGAACACCACCGAGGCGAGCCAGGTCACGTACGGGTGTGACACCGGTCCCGCGGCGCAGTGCGAGCTCGGGCCGTACGAGTAA
- a CDS encoding branched-chain amino acid ABC transporter permease: MSLVADLISILLNGLQQGAIYILLAVGLSIILGTLEFVNFAHGALYIIGAYVGLYVAQGLVVSEGYLAEAGFSDLGLGMGFIVGMIVVALVVFVLGLLFERFIARAFYDRPDTDQILVTFGLAIIVQEILRVSLGSTSQPVNQPTWASGSVPIPGVAISEWRIYIILITALLVGIVYALVEYTDFGLVVRAGTMDDEMVRLLGIKLSRPYIIVFGIGAALAGVAGLVAGPLSPINPTAGTDILVPAFVTVVIGGVGSIRGAVAAGTILGITQAALIQTQIGTYNLAPWSQVGIYAIAAIILLVRPEGLLGEEVDTA, translated from the coding sequence GTGAGCCTCGTGGCCGACCTGATATCGATTCTGCTCAACGGGCTTCAGCAGGGGGCCATCTACATCCTCCTCGCGGTCGGTCTGTCGATCATCCTCGGGACCCTCGAGTTCGTCAACTTCGCCCACGGCGCCCTGTACATAATCGGCGCCTACGTCGGGTTGTACGTCGCACAGGGACTCGTCGTCTCCGAGGGCTACCTCGCCGAGGCCGGATTCAGCGACCTCGGACTGGGGATGGGGTTCATCGTCGGGATGATAGTGGTCGCCCTGGTCGTGTTCGTCCTCGGGTTGCTGTTCGAACGCTTCATCGCGAGGGCGTTCTACGACAGACCCGACACCGACCAGATACTGGTCACGTTCGGGCTGGCCATCATCGTCCAGGAGATCCTCCGGGTCTCGCTGGGCTCGACCAGCCAGCCGGTCAACCAGCCCACGTGGGCCTCTGGCTCGGTCCCGATTCCGGGCGTGGCCATCTCTGAGTGGCGCATCTACATCATCCTCATCACCGCGTTGCTGGTCGGTATCGTCTACGCGCTCGTCGAGTACACCGACTTCGGGCTCGTCGTCCGCGCGGGCACGATGGACGACGAGATGGTCCGGCTGCTGGGCATCAAACTCTCGCGCCCGTACATCATCGTCTTCGGTATCGGCGCCGCGCTCGCGGGGGTGGCCGGGCTCGTCGCCGGGCCGCTCTCGCCCATCAACCCGACCGCCGGGACCGACATCCTCGTCCCGGCGTTCGTCACGGTCGTCATCGGTGGCGTCGGCTCCATCCGCGGGGCCGTGGCCGCCGGCACCATCCTCGGCATCACGCAGGCGGCGCTCATCCAGACGCAGATCGGGACCTACAACCTCGCCCCCTGGTCGCAGGTCGGCATCTACGCCATCGCCGCGATCATCCTGCTGGTCCGACCGGAGGGCCTGCTCGGTGAGGAGGTGGATACCGCATGA
- a CDS encoding branched-chain amino acid ABC transporter permease yields MSEDYELRTDGGAAPATGEDAASANETEQATSRVPGLGGDEGRIIGLTALAVLLFPFLFAEAPVISDIIQGYAGLTTLILIWGIFAMGYDLLHGFTGLLSFGHAAFWGAGGMAAGLLVEYAGMNLPLVLVVVGTIVGVLLAWLIGFLSLRRGGIYFAILTLAFGQMIYFTIFGPAGPITGGEDGLLLTIGDLFGVIPLNAGVPVLTPLGFIPSWLYLIVGIFVVISVAVAYRVLNSPYGLIFKAIRENEQRAEFVGLNVWRYKLMAFVLSGAFAGFAGALHTIYNGAASASAFYWIVSGDVVIMSILGGVGTLFGAFLGAGVYLYMSNILETFVGTLWHVMLGLLFVVVVWLFPGGIWGGIRALRDLITDLIGGGGSEPEAATDGGEPGARAPADSSSDGGDGQ; encoded by the coding sequence ATGAGCGAGGATTACGAACTGCGTACGGATGGAGGGGCCGCGCCCGCCACCGGCGAGGATGCCGCGTCCGCGAACGAGACGGAGCAGGCCACCTCTCGGGTGCCCGGTCTCGGCGGTGACGAGGGCCGTATCATCGGCCTCACCGCGCTGGCCGTGCTGCTGTTCCCGTTCCTGTTCGCGGAGGCGCCCGTCATCAGCGACATCATCCAGGGGTACGCCGGACTGACGACGCTCATCCTCATCTGGGGCATCTTCGCGATGGGGTACGACCTGCTCCACGGCTTCACCGGACTGCTGTCGTTCGGACACGCCGCCTTCTGGGGTGCCGGCGGGATGGCCGCCGGCCTCCTCGTGGAGTACGCCGGCATGAACCTGCCGCTGGTACTGGTCGTCGTCGGCACCATCGTCGGCGTGCTGCTGGCGTGGCTCATCGGCTTCCTGTCCCTCCGGCGCGGTGGCATCTACTTCGCCATCCTGACGCTGGCGTTCGGACAGATGATCTACTTCACCATCTTCGGTCCCGCCGGCCCCATCACGGGCGGGGAGGACGGACTGTTGCTCACCATCGGTGACCTGTTCGGGGTCATCCCGCTGAACGCGGGCGTCCCGGTTCTGACGCCGCTGGGCTTCATCCCCTCGTGGCTCTACCTCATCGTCGGCATCTTCGTCGTCATCTCGGTGGCCGTCGCCTACCGGGTGCTCAACTCGCCGTACGGTCTCATCTTCAAGGCCATCCGCGAGAACGAGCAGCGTGCGGAGTTCGTCGGTCTGAACGTCTGGCGCTACAAGCTCATGGCGTTCGTCCTGTCGGGCGCGTTCGCCGGCTTCGCGGGCGCGCTCCACACCATCTACAACGGCGCCGCCTCCGCGAGCGCCTTCTACTGGATCGTCTCCGGCGACGTCGTCATCATGAGCATCCTCGGCGGGGTCGGCACCCTGTTCGGTGCTTTCCTCGGCGCGGGGGTCTACCTCTACATGTCGAACATCCTGGAGACGTTCGTCGGTACGCTCTGGCACGTCATGCTGGGGCTGCTGTTCGTCGTCGTCGTGTGGCTGTTCCCGGGCGGTATCTGGGGCGGCATCCGGGCGCTCCGGGACCTCATCACCGACCTCATCGGCGGTGGTGGGTCCGAGCCCGAAGCGGCGACCGACGGCGGTGAGCCCGGGGCCCGAGCCCCGGCGGACTCCAGTTCCGACGGAGGTGACGGCCAGTGA
- a CDS encoding ABC transporter ATP-binding protein — MSLLETQGLVKRFGGVTATDHVDVSIEPDERVSLIGPNGAGKSTFINLVTRRLDPTEGDIRFKGESIVQKEPHEVVQAGVSKSFQQASIFPDLSVLDNARIAALGADHGAFGFNFLKRLDSYPEIDRIARTTLQDVGLWGQRDTTASDLPYGDKRRLEIGIALAAEPDLLLMDEPTAGMSPEETKATVDLIEEVKQERSLTYLLVEHDMEIVFDISDRIIVLNRGSVIAEGTPEEIREDEDVQDAYLGGVEA, encoded by the coding sequence GTGAGCCTCCTCGAGACCCAGGGACTCGTCAAGCGGTTCGGCGGCGTCACCGCCACCGACCACGTCGACGTGTCCATCGAGCCCGACGAGCGCGTCAGCCTCATCGGGCCGAACGGCGCCGGCAAGTCGACCTTCATCAACCTCGTCACCCGCCGGCTGGACCCCACAGAGGGGGACATCCGGTTCAAGGGCGAGTCCATCGTGCAGAAGGAGCCACACGAGGTCGTGCAGGCTGGCGTCTCGAAGTCGTTCCAGCAGGCCTCTATCTTCCCCGACCTCTCCGTGCTCGACAACGCCCGCATCGCCGCGCTGGGCGCCGACCACGGGGCCTTCGGCTTCAACTTCCTGAAGCGGCTCGACTCCTACCCGGAGATCGACCGCATCGCGCGGACCACGCTCCAGGACGTCGGCCTCTGGGGGCAGCGCGACACCACCGCCAGCGACCTGCCGTACGGTGACAAACGCCGCCTCGAGATCGGTATCGCGCTGGCCGCCGAGCCCGACCTCCTCCTGATGGACGAGCCGACCGCCGGCATGTCCCCGGAGGAGACGAAGGCGACGGTCGACCTCATCGAGGAGGTCAAGCAGGAGCGCTCGCTCACCTACCTCCTCGTCGAGCACGACATGGAGATCGTCTTCGACATCTCCGACCGCATCATCGTCCTGAACCGGGGGAGCGTCATCGCGGAGGGGACCCCGGAGGAGATCCGCGAGGACGAGGACGTGCAGGACGCGTACCTCGGAGGTGTCGAGGCATGA
- a CDS encoding ABC transporter ATP-binding protein — MSLLELEDVDAYYDESHILRDLSMSVEEGEICALLGRNGAGKTTTLRSVAGATPPTVQDGTVSFQGTDVTGDPPEDIAARGISLVPEERRVFSDLSVVENLRLPEVARSSTNRFGRSVATTREGMSMEEVYEYFPRLDERRQQRAGTLSGGEQQMLAIARALRQPTDLLLLDEPYEGLAPQIIETVEQAVERIREDGTTILLVEQNAIAATNISDRAYVIDQGEVVFEGTGEELQDDEETRQRYLGV, encoded by the coding sequence ATGAGCCTGCTCGAACTCGAGGACGTGGACGCCTACTACGACGAGAGCCACATCCTCCGGGACCTGTCGATGTCCGTCGAGGAGGGCGAGATATGTGCGCTCCTCGGGCGGAACGGCGCGGGCAAGACCACCACGCTCCGCTCCGTCGCGGGCGCCACCCCGCCCACTGTTCAGGACGGGACGGTCTCCTTCCAGGGGACCGACGTGACGGGCGACCCACCCGAGGATATCGCGGCCCGCGGCATCTCCCTCGTTCCGGAGGAGCGCCGCGTGTTCTCCGACCTCAGCGTCGTCGAGAACCTCAGACTCCCGGAGGTCGCGCGCTCCTCGACCAACCGCTTCGGCCGGTCGGTCGCGACCACCCGTGAGGGGATGAGCATGGAGGAGGTGTACGAGTACTTCCCCCGACTCGACGAGCGCCGCCAGCAGCGCGCTGGGACACTCTCGGGCGGCGAGCAGCAGATGCTCGCCATCGCCCGCGCGCTCCGCCAGCCGACGGACCTGCTCCTGCTGGACGAGCCCTACGAGGGGCTCGCCCCGCAGATCATCGAGACCGTCGAGCAGGCCGTCGAGCGTATCCGCGAGGACGGCACCACCATCCTGCTGGTCGAGCAGAACGCCATCGCCGCCACGAACATCTCCGACCGCGCCTACGTCATCGACCAGGGCGAGGTGGTGTTCGAGGGGACCGGCGAGGAACTCCAGGACGACGAGGAGACCCGCCAGCGGTACCTGGGGGTGTGA
- a CDS encoding thioredoxin family protein produces the protein MGDSTADSDADADAPTSGDDQPDPPADAPRDEEALFDALLAADVLVEDDAGVGVTTEFEDTRDIYRATYGDASDEEFHATLGELFGMEPETAAEQAAELGITREELCTLLSLRSHLDGATATELQQAVGMVHAAGPSSPVPAMLHELGDDADAWLAGRDAVVVVMKRGCDPCRALRDDLDDIVESAPEGTAFAGIDGPEHHDFLRAHEVDTAPTSLFVRDGEVVGRLAGYYGPDRFAEAFAEHY, from the coding sequence GTGGGCGACTCCACTGCCGATTCGGATGCGGACGCGGACGCGCCGACGAGCGGCGATGACCAGCCGGACCCCCCGGCGGATGCTCCCCGCGACGAGGAAGCGCTGTTCGACGCGCTCCTCGCGGCGGACGTGCTCGTGGAGGACGACGCGGGTGTCGGTGTCACGACCGAGTTCGAGGATACCCGCGACATCTATCGGGCGACCTACGGTGACGCCAGCGACGAGGAGTTCCACGCGACGCTCGGTGAACTGTTCGGGATGGAACCCGAGACGGCGGCCGAACAGGCCGCCGAACTGGGTATCACGCGAGAGGAACTGTGTACGCTGCTGTCGCTGCGGTCACACCTCGACGGCGCGACGGCGACGGAGCTCCAGCAGGCGGTCGGGATGGTCCACGCGGCCGGGCCGTCCTCGCCCGTGCCGGCGATGCTCCACGAACTCGGCGACGACGCCGACGCGTGGCTCGCCGGCCGGGACGCGGTCGTGGTCGTGATGAAGCGCGGCTGTGACCCCTGTCGGGCGCTTCGGGACGACCTCGACGATATCGTCGAGTCGGCGCCCGAGGGCACCGCGTTCGCGGGCATCGACGGCCCCGAACACCACGACTTCCTGCGAGCTCACGAGGTCGATACGGCTCCCACGTCGCTGTTCGTCCGCGACGGCGAGGTGGTCGGGCGGCTGGCTGGCTACTACGGCCCCGACCGCTTCGCCGAGGCGTTCGCCGAGCACTACTGA
- a CDS encoding DUF7537 family lipoprotein: MRSVVAVACAVLLVLAGCSGFVGSGDSTPSETFTPAPVPADRATLAPGLDADGVTAPRRLGNAHGRVLDERSYRLVANHTVRYPNGTARSVLRVDIRLDAERRYLTTVRAGGHAGPGLLGQPPARGTFWSNGSVYAVALTRDNGTTYNRFQPPDGYAGTWPYWIRGVALEGAPGEDTTRLFAAIDVTVVERTTVNGTARYILRGREAQPGELPVPGGLTDPRNATVRAVVRDDGLVERYRVRYTANASTGPVTVVRAVRYEGVGATTVERPSWFASTQ; this comes from the coding sequence ATGCGCTCGGTGGTGGCAGTTGCCTGTGCCGTACTGCTCGTGCTCGCGGGATGCAGTGGGTTCGTCGGCTCCGGCGACTCCACCCCGAGCGAGACGTTCACGCCGGCCCCTGTCCCGGCGGACCGGGCCACGCTCGCGCCGGGCCTCGACGCCGACGGGGTCACGGCCCCCCGCCGACTCGGCAACGCCCACGGGCGGGTGCTGGACGAGCGGAGCTACCGGCTGGTCGCGAACCACACCGTCAGGTATCCGAACGGAACCGCCCGCTCGGTCCTTCGGGTCGACATCCGGCTGGACGCCGAGCGTCGGTATCTGACGACCGTGCGGGCCGGTGGGCATGCCGGGCCCGGGCTGCTGGGCCAGCCACCCGCCCGCGGGACGTTCTGGAGCAACGGGAGCGTCTACGCGGTCGCACTCACGCGGGACAACGGGACCACGTACAACCGCTTCCAGCCGCCGGACGGCTACGCCGGCACCTGGCCCTACTGGATTCGGGGGGTCGCGCTGGAGGGCGCGCCGGGCGAGGATACCACACGACTGTTCGCAGCGATCGACGTCACCGTGGTCGAGCGGACGACGGTGAACGGAACGGCCCGCTACATCCTGCGCGGCCGCGAGGCCCAGCCCGGTGAACTCCCCGTTCCGGGCGGACTGACCGACCCACGGAACGCGACCGTGCGTGCGGTCGTCCGGGACGACGGGCTGGTCGAGCGGTATCGGGTCCGGTACACCGCGAACGCCTCGACCGGGCCGGTGACGGTCGTACGTGCGGTCCGGTACGAAGGGGTCGGTGCGACGACGGTCGAGCGGCCGTCGTGGTTCGCCAGCACTCAGTAG
- a CDS encoding long-chain-fatty-acid--CoA ligase, whose translation MRKPLLVTEFLDRARRHYGDHEAVLATDGTRYTYDELGARADGFAAVLQERGIEHGDRVAVLDPNTHYHLEAAYGIFQAGGIHTPLNYRLTPNDYEYILNDAGVDAIYADYDYADKIQQVRDEVPTETFITNDPDAVEGDWESFDAVIDGLGAEDYERPEMEEDEICTINYTSGTTGDPKGVSRTHRTETIHAYLISNHQDISDDDVYLWTLPMFHANGWGHIFAITGAGARHVCTRGIDAQEIFETVRNEDVSYMCAAPTVLNMLLDYYDANDVVTVGDNDVRCATAGSAPPEATIRTIEDEFGWYMMHVYGLTETGPLITTSDARRLFDDDSSDRFSIKKRQGLGYLGTEVRVVDDDGNDVAQDDQSIGEVVVRGNQVMEKYWNKPEATEEAFNARIEGYFHTGDLATVDEHGMVAIQDRKKDLIISGGENISSIEVEDALYDHSAVSEAAVIPAPSDKYGETVKAFVVPTNGDPDDPGVTADELKSFTKEQLASYKRVRKVEFVDELPTTATGKVQKYELREREWEEEDRMVGQG comes from the coding sequence ATGCGAAAGCCACTGCTGGTGACCGAGTTCCTCGACCGGGCACGACGGCACTACGGCGACCACGAGGCGGTGCTGGCGACCGACGGCACGCGCTATACCTACGACGAGCTGGGCGCGCGTGCCGACGGGTTCGCCGCCGTACTTCAGGAGCGAGGTATCGAGCACGGTGACCGTGTGGCGGTGCTGGACCCCAACACGCACTACCACCTGGAGGCCGCGTACGGTATCTTCCAGGCCGGGGGCATCCACACGCCGCTGAACTACCGGCTGACGCCGAACGACTACGAGTACATCCTCAACGACGCCGGCGTGGACGCCATCTACGCCGACTACGACTACGCGGACAAGATCCAGCAGGTCCGCGACGAGGTCCCCACCGAGACGTTCATCACGAACGACCCGGACGCCGTCGAGGGTGACTGGGAGTCCTTCGATGCCGTCATCGACGGGCTGGGCGCCGAGGACTACGAGCGTCCCGAGATGGAGGAGGACGAGATCTGCACCATCAACTACACCTCCGGGACGACCGGCGACCCGAAGGGTGTCTCGCGGACCCACCGCACCGAGACCATCCACGCGTACCTCATCAGCAACCATCAGGACATCTCGGACGACGATGTCTACCTGTGGACGTTACCGATGTTCCACGCCAACGGCTGGGGGCATATCTTCGCCATCACGGGTGCCGGGGCACGCCACGTCTGTACCCGTGGTATCGACGCCCAGGAGATATTCGAGACCGTCCGCAACGAGGACGTCTCGTACATGTGTGCCGCGCCGACGGTACTGAACATGCTGCTGGACTACTACGACGCCAACGACGTGGTGACCGTCGGCGACAACGACGTCCGGTGTGCGACCGCCGGGAGCGCCCCGCCGGAGGCAACCATCCGCACCATCGAGGACGAGTTCGGCTGGTACATGATGCACGTCTACGGGCTGACGGAGACGGGGCCGCTCATCACCACCAGTGACGCGCGCCGGCTGTTCGACGACGACTCCAGCGACCGCTTTTCCATCAAGAAACGACAGGGCCTGGGCTACCTCGGTACCGAGGTCCGCGTCGTCGACGACGACGGGAACGACGTGGCACAGGACGACCAGTCCATCGGCGAGGTCGTCGTGCGCGGCAATCAGGTGATGGAGAAGTACTGGAACAAGCCCGAGGCGACCGAGGAAGCGTTCAACGCCCGCATCGAGGGCTACTTCCACACCGGGGACCTCGCCACCGTGGACGAGCACGGGATGGTCGCTATCCAGGACCGCAAGAAGGACCTCATCATCTCTGGCGGGGAGAACATCTCTTCCATCGAGGTCGAGGACGCCCTCTACGACCACTCCGCGGTCTCGGAGGCCGCCGTCATTCCGGCGCCGTCGGACAAGTACGGCGAGACGGTCAAGGCGTTCGTCGTCCCGACGAACGGTGACCCCGACGACCCCGGCGTCACCGCCGACGAGCTGAAGTCGTTCACGAAGGAGCAACTCGCCTCCTACAAACGCGTCCGCAAGGTGGAGTTCGTCGACGAACTGCCGACGACGGCCACCGGGAAGGTCCAGAAGTACGAGCTCCGCGAGCGCGAGTGGGAGGAGGAGGACCGGATGGTCGGACAGGGGTAG
- a CDS encoding universal stress protein, translating into MYHVVVPVAPDDAQVVTKVSTVAGLPGATEAVRVTLVHVADPGTDVTAVPAVADAIDRFAAAEIAVEAVRVEGRPTEAVLRVAQERAADCICVAGRERSPAGKRQLHPAAERILLNADCPVLVTGEEAGDAAADHV; encoded by the coding sequence ATGTATCACGTCGTCGTGCCCGTCGCACCGGACGACGCCCAGGTCGTCACGAAGGTGTCGACCGTGGCTGGGCTCCCCGGAGCGACCGAGGCGGTGCGGGTGACTCTGGTCCACGTCGCCGACCCGGGGACGGACGTGACGGCGGTTCCAGCGGTGGCGGACGCGATAGACCGGTTCGCGGCCGCGGAAATCGCCGTCGAGGCGGTCCGTGTCGAGGGACGACCCACCGAGGCCGTCCTCCGGGTGGCCCAGGAGCGGGCAGCCGACTGCATCTGTGTGGCGGGCCGAGAACGGTCACCCGCCGGCAAGCGCCAGCTACACCCCGCAGCCGAACGCATTCTGCTCAATGCCGACTGTCCGGTACTGGTGACGGGTGAGGAAGCGGGTGACGCGGCCGCCGACCACGTCTGA
- a CDS encoding DUF7520 family protein encodes MTDGPEGDAGAGNREGAVPGDEVWDEADDEVSTLGGKRLILLLYAVVVSIAGLTGFLIGALGIRGLRPVTFLGLVTFQPTATGLAAYGMLTMGLGLGVMLALVVYVSNEYVDEEA; translated from the coding sequence ATGACCGACGGTCCCGAGGGCGACGCCGGCGCAGGCAACCGCGAGGGCGCCGTGCCCGGCGACGAGGTGTGGGACGAGGCCGACGACGAGGTCTCGACGCTCGGCGGGAAGCGGCTCATCCTCCTCCTGTACGCCGTCGTCGTGAGCATCGCGGGCCTCACCGGCTTCCTCATCGGCGCGCTGGGCATCCGTGGCCTCCGGCCCGTCACCTTCCTCGGGCTCGTGACGTTCCAGCCGACGGCGACCGGGCTCGCGGCCTACGGGATGCTGACGATGGGGCTGGGCCTGGGCGTGATGCTGGCGCTCGTCGTCTACGTCTCGAACGAGTACGTGGACGAGGAGGCCTGA
- a CDS encoding class I SAM-dependent methyltransferase, translated as MRDPPAENQRLWNEWSDDFQALWNADTDESLPPAPCPFTDDPPGGEQPALLPSVEDIDFIELGCGGGQATVGTAAAGATRAVGVDFSGGQLHHARPLRDHYGVEAEFVQGDVTDVPLADASFDAAFSGWVLQMVDDLDAYFAEARRVLRDDGVLVFDLPHPFYELFDPDSGTLERSYHGDARRTIPISEEYESDLVVFDRTVGELHDAAVRGGFEVRRILEPGSDDPEDYDEDPLPSNQRELMAKVPRNLRFWAVVR; from the coding sequence GTGCGAGACCCTCCAGCCGAGAACCAGCGACTCTGGAACGAGTGGAGCGACGACTTCCAGGCGCTCTGGAACGCCGACACCGACGAGAGCCTCCCGCCGGCACCCTGCCCGTTCACCGACGACCCGCCCGGCGGCGAACAGCCGGCCCTCCTGCCGTCGGTCGAGGACATCGACTTCATCGAACTGGGCTGTGGCGGCGGTCAGGCGACCGTCGGGACCGCGGCCGCGGGCGCCACCCGAGCGGTGGGCGTGGACTTCTCGGGTGGGCAACTCCACCATGCGCGACCGCTGCGCGACCACTACGGCGTCGAGGCCGAGTTCGTCCAGGGTGACGTGACCGACGTGCCGCTGGCCGACGCCTCGTTCGATGCCGCCTTCTCGGGCTGGGTCCTCCAGATGGTCGATGACCTCGATGCCTACTTCGCAGAGGCCCGGCGCGTCCTCCGGGACGACGGGGTCCTCGTGTTCGACCTGCCCCACCCCTTCTACGAACTGTTCGACCCCGATTCCGGGACGCTGGAGCGGAGCTACCACGGCGACGCGCGCCGGACGATCCCCATCAGCGAGGAGTACGAGTCGGACCTGGTCGTCTTCGACCGGACGGTCGGCGAACTGCACGACGCGGCCGTCCGCGGGGGATTCGAGGTCCGGCGGATACTCGAACCCGGCAGCGATGACCCCGAGGACTACGACGAGGACCCGCTCCCCAGCAACCAGCGCGAACTGATGGCGAAGGTGCCGCGGAACCTCCGCTTCTGGGCTGTCGTGCGGTAA